The following proteins come from a genomic window of Rhodoligotrophos sp. CJ14:
- the rpmE gene encoding 50S ribosomal protein L31 has protein sequence MKQGIHPDYHKITVVMTDGSTFETRSTWGSEGQTMQLDIDPKTHPAWTGGSTHLVDRGGRVSRFKQKYSFLGK, from the coding sequence ATGAAGCAAGGCATTCATCCCGATTATCACAAGATCACGGTGGTCATGACCGACGGCTCGACCTTCGAGACCCGGTCGACCTGGGGCAGCGAGGGGCAGACGATGCAGCTCGATATCGACCCCAAGACGCACCCGGCCTGGACGGGCGGTTCGACGCATCTCGTCGATCGCGGCGGCCGCGTCAGCCGGTTCAAGCAGAAGTACAGCTTCTTGGGCAAGTAA